From a single Georhizobium profundi genomic region:
- a CDS encoding agmatinase family protein → MGAGRMARPAPSRSHHPDFDKLNLRGWKAAEKEALLPSAAWNKERQWALRMGLTGSDSLTDKNIPTFARGELPHYAGINTFLKAPYIEDVTKVGAYDAAVIGIPFDGGTTYRPGTRFGPQGVRKISALYTPYNYEMGVDLREQMTLCDVGDVFTIPANIEKTFDQITRAVSHVFSSGALPIMIGGDHSIGFPCVRGIAECTSKRIGIVHFDRHIDIQERDLDERMHTTPWFHATNLANVPAVNLVQVGIGGWQVPREGVEIARERNTNIFTMRDIEELGLAETATRALELAWKDADAVYISFDIDSVDCGFVPGTGWPEPGGFLPREALELVGRVAAEGICGLEVVEVSPPYDTSDITALLATRVIVDVLGTLVSHGKIGSHRGIIDKPVTIPAGPDVE, encoded by the coding sequence ATGGGTGCCGGCCGAATGGCACGGCCTGCGCCGAGCCGCTCGCATCATCCCGATTTCGACAAGCTGAACCTGCGTGGGTGGAAGGCGGCGGAAAAGGAAGCGCTGCTGCCTTCGGCTGCCTGGAACAAGGAGCGCCAATGGGCGCTGCGGATGGGGCTCACGGGCTCCGACAGCCTGACAGACAAGAACATCCCGACATTTGCGCGCGGCGAGCTGCCCCATTATGCCGGCATCAACACGTTCCTCAAAGCGCCTTACATCGAAGACGTCACCAAGGTGGGCGCCTACGATGCGGCCGTGATCGGCATTCCCTTCGATGGCGGCACGACCTACCGGCCCGGAACGCGCTTCGGCCCGCAGGGCGTGCGCAAGATTTCGGCGCTCTATACGCCCTACAATTACGAAATGGGCGTCGACCTTCGCGAGCAGATGACGCTCTGCGATGTCGGCGACGTCTTCACCATCCCCGCCAACATCGAAAAGACCTTCGACCAGATCACGCGTGCCGTCAGCCACGTGTTCTCCTCCGGTGCCTTGCCGATCATGATCGGTGGCGACCATTCGATCGGCTTTCCATGCGTGCGCGGCATTGCCGAATGCACCTCGAAGCGCATCGGGATCGTGCATTTTGACCGGCACATCGACATTCAGGAACGCGACCTCGACGAGCGCATGCACACGACGCCCTGGTTCCACGCGACCAACCTTGCCAATGTACCCGCGGTCAATCTCGTTCAGGTCGGCATCGGCGGCTGGCAGGTGCCGCGCGAAGGCGTCGAGATCGCCAGGGAGCGCAACACCAACATCTTCACCATGCGCGACATCGAGGAACTCGGTCTCGCCGAGACGGCGACGCGCGCTCTGGAGCTTGCGTGGAAAGATGCCGACGCAGTCTACATCTCCTTCGACATCGACAGCGTCGATTGCGGCTTCGTGCCCGGCACGGGCTGGCCGGAGCCGGGTGGCTTCCTGCCGCGCGAGGCACTGGAACTCGTTGGACGTGTGGCGGCGGAGGGGATCTGCGGGCTGGAGGTCGTGGAAGTCTCACCGCCTTACGACACGTCCGACATCACGGCCCTGCTTGCGACCCGCGTGATCGTCGATGTGCTCGGAACGCTCGTCTCGCACGGCAAGATCGGCTCGCACCGCGGCATCATCGACAAGCCGGTGACGATCCCGGCCGGCCCCGACGTCGAGTGA
- a CDS encoding RNA polymerase sigma factor gives MTTPSTIEGVDRAAERVARSSYGKLIAILTRRDKDIAAAEDALSEALVAALQRWPVDGVPNNPEAWLITAARNRLKNRARAHGIQRAAEPEIQRRLDELAPHGDQFDERLSLMFLCAHPAIDIAVRTPLILQVVLGIDAGRIARAFLVEPTAMSQRLVRAKARIRDAGLRYALPEAGDMPERLGAVLDAIYAAFGQGWDRLDGLDTPDALTGEAIWLARLIVQLMPDQPEPKGLLALMLYCAARQTARRDGKGRFVPLDQQDPRLWDRNLIIEAEGLLMTAARAGTFGRFQCEAAIQSVHIQRPITGALNLAALRTIYDLLIDRADSIAARIGRAVVIAEAGDPTAALAELDTLPLARVRAHQPWWVARSHVSALAGLRDDAVASIQEAIALTEDEAVRAHLIERHERLAGAAGSLDANHRTDTAI, from the coding sequence ATGACCACCCCGTCTACTATCGAAGGCGTGGATCGGGCGGCCGAGCGGGTCGCCCGATCGAGTTATGGCAAGCTGATCGCGATCCTGACCCGCCGAGACAAGGATATTGCGGCCGCCGAAGATGCGCTGTCCGAAGCGCTCGTGGCGGCGCTCCAGCGCTGGCCAGTCGATGGCGTGCCGAACAATCCCGAAGCATGGCTGATCACCGCCGCGCGCAACCGGCTGAAAAACCGCGCCCGGGCCCACGGTATCCAAAGGGCGGCCGAGCCCGAAATTCAGCGGCGTCTCGATGAATTGGCGCCGCATGGAGATCAATTCGACGAGCGGCTGTCCCTGATGTTCCTCTGTGCGCATCCGGCGATCGACATCGCTGTGCGTACCCCTTTGATCCTGCAGGTGGTGCTCGGCATCGATGCTGGCCGCATCGCCCGCGCATTTCTCGTCGAACCGACTGCCATGTCGCAACGACTTGTCCGTGCAAAAGCGCGCATCCGGGATGCGGGCCTGCGCTATGCGTTGCCTGAGGCCGGGGACATGCCCGAACGCCTCGGCGCCGTGCTCGACGCGATCTATGCAGCCTTCGGCCAAGGCTGGGACAGGCTCGATGGCCTCGACACGCCGGATGCTTTGACCGGGGAAGCGATCTGGCTTGCGCGTCTCATTGTCCAGCTGATGCCTGATCAACCGGAGCCGAAGGGGCTGTTGGCTTTGATGCTCTATTGCGCGGCCCGGCAAACCGCACGGCGAGACGGCAAAGGCCGCTTCGTTCCACTGGACCAGCAGGATCCGCGCCTTTGGGATCGCAATCTCATCATCGAAGCGGAAGGGTTGTTGATGACGGCAGCCCGCGCCGGGACGTTCGGGCGGTTCCAATGCGAGGCAGCAATTCAATCGGTGCATATCCAGCGTCCGATCACCGGTGCGCTCAATCTGGCTGCGCTGCGGACGATCTATGATCTGCTGATCGATCGGGCCGACAGCATCGCGGCACGGATCGGGCGTGCTGTCGTTATTGCCGAAGCGGGCGATCCGACGGCAGCACTCGCCGAACTCGACACCCTGCCCTTAGCGCGTGTGCGCGCCCACCAACCCTGGTGGGTCGCCCGCAGCCATGTTTCTGCCCTGGCCGGTTTGCGGGACGACGCCGTCGCTTCGATCCAGGAAGCAATCGCGCTCACCGAGGACGAAGCCGTGCGCGCCCATCTCATCGAACGGCACGAGCGTCTTGCCGGGGCGGCCGGCTCACTGGACGCCAACCACCGCACCGACACCGCGATCTGA
- a CDS encoding YciI family protein, which produces MQFMLILRETHDDFARRADPAQSADYWGGWNAFIEAMAQSGIVVKGDGLQAPHTSTTVRVRDGNRTVEDGPFADTKEQLGGYFIVDVPDLDTAIDWAAKAPSARTASVEVRPVLPPMPSSQ; this is translated from the coding sequence ATGCAGTTCATGCTCATCCTGCGCGAAACCCACGATGATTTCGCGCGCCGTGCGGACCCCGCTCAATCTGCCGACTACTGGGGCGGCTGGAACGCTTTCATCGAGGCCATGGCGCAGTCCGGCATCGTCGTCAAAGGCGATGGCCTTCAGGCGCCGCACACTTCGACCACCGTCCGGGTGCGCGATGGCAACCGCACAGTCGAAGACGGGCCCTTCGCCGACACCAAGGAGCAGTTGGGCGGCTATTTCATCGTTGATGTGCCGGATCTCGACACCGCGATCGACTGGGCGGCTAAGGCGCCGTCGGCCAGGACGGCATCTGTCGAAGTGCGTCCGGTGCTGCCGCCGATGCCTTCATCGCAATAA
- a CDS encoding septal ring lytic transglycosylase RlpA family protein, with protein MTYSKRPAGAGAHRDSNGSAQAAPFRSLGASRVVTLCFLGLSTAACTTTGDTTATTQPVVQQAEIDTAPPFTEAEYGVPASTRVTTALAVPKGGGRELIGKPYQIAGKWYTPAEDPDYNRSGLASWYGPNFHGRRTANGEIYDQYHLSAAHPTFPLPSYARVTNEENGHSVMVRVNDRGPFTRGRIIDVSSKAADLLGFKNDGVANVNVEYVGPAELDGHDMPFLMASYRRPGESGPTIAPEGQIASGVMLAMNSGAASGVPGVMSDAQMAQQQLLQPASAPAASDATTAAPVAQQAEETVVAVAAPAPAQALEATAVPAAAAVGSEAIAVVLSLPEIGPVLPERPSFETAKTERVSVSAYAENRLQAASGAFETVLVDDDAVLSVETIIGAWKNRVTSGR; from the coding sequence TTGACCTATTCAAAAAGACCAGCTGGTGCGGGGGCGCATCGGGACAGCAACGGCAGCGCGCAAGCAGCACCGTTTCGTTCGTTGGGCGCGAGCCGCGTCGTCACCCTCTGCTTCCTCGGCCTTTCCACGGCGGCGTGTACCACGACGGGTGACACCACAGCCACAACACAGCCGGTCGTCCAGCAGGCCGAAATCGACACGGCGCCGCCATTCACCGAAGCTGAGTATGGTGTGCCCGCCAGCACGCGGGTGACCACGGCGCTCGCTGTTCCCAAAGGCGGCGGTCGGGAGTTGATCGGCAAGCCCTACCAGATCGCCGGTAAGTGGTACACGCCGGCCGAAGATCCCGATTACAATCGCTCCGGCCTGGCATCCTGGTACGGCCCGAATTTCCATGGTCGCCGCACGGCGAATGGCGAGATCTACGATCAGTACCACCTGTCGGCTGCACATCCGACGTTTCCTCTGCCGAGCTACGCACGCGTAACGAACGAGGAAAACGGCCATTCCGTCATGGTTCGTGTCAACGATCGTGGCCCCTTCACCCGCGGCCGGATCATCGACGTCTCCAGCAAGGCTGCCGATCTTCTTGGTTTCAAGAATGACGGCGTCGCCAACGTCAATGTCGAGTATGTCGGGCCTGCGGAGCTCGATGGACACGACATGCCATTCCTGATGGCCTCCTATCGCCGTCCAGGCGAGAGTGGCCCGACTATCGCTCCGGAAGGCCAGATCGCTTCTGGCGTCATGCTGGCGATGAACAGCGGCGCTGCGAGCGGCGTGCCCGGCGTCATGAGCGATGCCCAGATGGCGCAGCAGCAGCTGCTTCAGCCCGCGTCGGCACCTGCCGCATCTGACGCCACGACTGCAGCGCCTGTCGCGCAGCAGGCCGAAGAGACAGTCGTTGCCGTTGCGGCTCCCGCGCCGGCGCAAGCTCTCGAAGCAACGGCTGTGCCTGCCGCGGCAGCCGTCGGCAGCGAAGCGATTGCCGTCGTCCTGTCCTTGCCGGAGATCGGACCGGTTCTGCCCGAGCGTCCTTCCTTCGAAACTGCGAAGACGGAGCGCGTCTCGGTATCGGCCTATGCGGAGAATCGCCTGCAGGCTGCTTCCGGTGCCTTCGAGACGGTTCTGGTGGACGATGACGCAGTGCTTTCCGTGGAAACGATCATCGGCGCCTGGAAAAACCGGGTGACCAGCGGCCGCTGA
- a CDS encoding D-alanyl-D-alanine carboxypeptidase family protein — protein MVRSTNDFARLIGFSVILLVACMGFAHAQLFETRAKQAYLVEAETGTVLYAKNENEAVPPASLAKLMTMELVFSAIKSGRLTMNDEFVVSENAWRTGGAISGTSTMFAELGSSIRLEDLIQGVIVQSGNDACIVIAEGMAGSEPNFAGLMTERARQLGMETSVFGNSTGLPHPDARVTMRELVILARHIQAAYPEYYRFYSQPDFTWNNIRQSNRNPLLNANIGVDGLKTGYTEESGYAIVSSIDRDGRRLFLAMSGMATERERAEEARKILEWGMRAFERRPVFAADEVVGWASVYGGEGGSVPLKAKGPIDIFVPAANADRLSARIVYDWPLQAPLEEGAQVGHLRVWIGETLSQETPLYAAAAVGKGPIHRQALDALQELLLGWM, from the coding sequence ATGGTTCGTTCGACCAATGATTTCGCACGTTTGATCGGTTTCAGCGTCATCTTGCTGGTGGCATGCATGGGCTTTGCGCATGCGCAGCTTTTCGAAACGCGCGCAAAGCAGGCCTATCTGGTCGAGGCGGAAACGGGCACGGTTCTCTACGCCAAAAACGAAAACGAAGCCGTTCCACCCGCATCCCTCGCCAAGCTCATGACCATGGAACTGGTCTTCAGCGCCATCAAGTCGGGCCGGCTCACGATGAACGACGAGTTCGTCGTCTCCGAAAACGCTTGGCGAACGGGTGGGGCCATTTCCGGGACATCGACGATGTTCGCGGAACTTGGCTCCTCCATTCGGCTGGAAGACCTCATCCAGGGCGTGATCGTCCAATCCGGCAACGATGCCTGCATCGTGATTGCCGAAGGCATGGCGGGTTCGGAGCCAAACTTTGCGGGGCTGATGACCGAGCGCGCCCGGCAATTGGGGATGGAAACGTCGGTCTTCGGCAATTCGACCGGTCTGCCCCATCCCGATGCACGCGTGACGATGCGCGAGCTTGTCATTTTGGCGCGCCACATTCAGGCGGCTTATCCGGAATATTATCGCTTCTATTCGCAGCCCGATTTCACTTGGAACAACATTCGCCAGTCGAACCGCAACCCGCTGCTCAACGCCAATATCGGCGTCGACGGGTTGAAGACCGGGTATACGGAAGAATCGGGTTACGCCATCGTCTCCTCGATCGACCGCGATGGCCGGCGGCTGTTTCTCGCAATGAGCGGCATGGCGACCGAGCGCGAGCGGGCTGAAGAAGCGCGCAAGATCCTTGAATGGGGCATGCGCGCCTTCGAGCGCCGCCCGGTCTTTGCAGCCGACGAAGTCGTCGGCTGGGCGAGTGTCTATGGCGGAGAAGGCGGCTCCGTGCCGCTGAAGGCCAAAGGGCCGATCGACATTTTCGTGCCGGCGGCCAATGCTGACCGGCTCTCTGCGCGGATCGTCTATGACTGGCCGCTTCAAGCGCCGCTGGAAGAGGGCGCGCAAGTCGGTCACCTCCGCGTCTGGATCGGCGAGACACTGAGCCAGGAAACGCCGCTCTATGCGGCCGCTGCGGTCGGCAAGGGGCCCATTCACCGGCAGGCTCTCGACGCGCTGCAGGAATTGCTGCTCGGCTGGATGTAG
- the tmk gene encoding dTMP kinase, which translates to MSERRGIFITFEGGEGTGKSTQVRALKETLTERGYDVLATREPGGSPGAEAVRHVLLSGAAEEFGIRMEATLFAAARSDHVEEIIRPAVTNGMIVLCDRFMDSTRVYQGVTGNLEPQFVKALERIAVNGMIPDLTIVIDVPAATGLERAALRAGSEAAPDRFEKETVATHEMRRQAFLDIARAEPDRCKIVDGTRPLAEVTADILALVDLRLDQMDRFLGSARS; encoded by the coding sequence TTGTCCGAACGCCGCGGCATATTCATCACGTTCGAAGGCGGCGAGGGCACCGGCAAGTCGACACAAGTCCGAGCTTTGAAGGAGACGTTGACTGAGCGCGGCTATGACGTGCTCGCGACGCGCGAACCGGGCGGGTCTCCCGGGGCAGAAGCCGTTCGGCATGTGCTCCTGTCCGGCGCCGCCGAGGAATTCGGCATACGCATGGAGGCGACACTCTTCGCCGCGGCCCGCAGCGACCATGTTGAAGAGATCATCCGGCCGGCTGTCACAAATGGGATGATCGTCCTTTGCGATCGCTTCATGGATTCGACGCGGGTCTACCAGGGCGTGACAGGCAATCTCGAGCCGCAATTCGTCAAGGCGCTCGAGCGGATCGCGGTCAACGGCATGATCCCTGACCTCACCATCGTCATAGACGTTCCCGCAGCGACCGGCCTCGAACGTGCGGCGCTGAGAGCAGGGAGCGAGGCCGCACCGGACCGCTTTGAGAAGGAGACGGTCGCGACGCATGAGATGCGACGTCAGGCTTTCCTCGATATCGCGCGCGCCGAACCGGACCGCTGCAAGATCGTCGATGGAACGCGGCCACTTGCCGAGGTGACGGCAGACATCCTCGCGCTGGTCGATCTGCGATTGGATCAGATGGACCGCTTCCTGGGGAGTGCCCGATCTTGA
- a CDS encoding DNA polymerase III subunit delta', whose protein sequence is MSSDADGLDGGISPRENTHLVGHHDAAAFLAKAYRSGRIHHAVLIEGPEGIGKATLAFHFAQHVLTYPDAAKAPERLAVPDPASAVFRQVAAGASHDLMHLTRPVDEKTGRVKSAITVDEVRRAGRFLQQTSGTGGWRIVIVDPADDLHRSAANAILKMLEEPPARAMFLVVSHAPGRLLPTIRSRCLTLRLTQLPPDDVVAGLRRLPVGAGLDPGKLEKVAQRSEGSLRRAIMMLNYGGLDLIDALEKLLQAGKDASRREMHVLAATLAAKEREEAYGFFCDYALVRLGDMAHDSGVQGMTARAARQAEAAERAARDLQTAQAYNLDRKQTMLSLLGVLIEAAQPWP, encoded by the coding sequence TTGAGTTCAGACGCTGACGGGCTTGATGGCGGGATCAGCCCGCGTGAAAATACCCATCTCGTCGGGCATCATGATGCAGCGGCGTTTCTTGCAAAGGCCTATCGCAGCGGCCGCATCCATCATGCGGTGCTGATCGAAGGTCCCGAGGGGATCGGCAAGGCAACGCTTGCCTTTCACTTCGCGCAGCATGTGCTCACCTATCCCGATGCGGCGAAAGCTCCCGAGCGGCTTGCCGTGCCGGATCCCGCATCTGCAGTCTTTCGCCAGGTGGCGGCGGGCGCCTCACACGATCTGATGCATCTCACACGTCCGGTGGACGAAAAGACTGGGCGTGTGAAAAGCGCGATCACGGTCGACGAGGTTCGTCGGGCAGGGCGCTTTCTTCAGCAGACATCCGGAACCGGCGGCTGGCGCATCGTGATCGTCGATCCGGCCGACGACCTGCACCGGTCGGCGGCGAACGCCATCCTCAAGATGCTGGAGGAGCCACCGGCACGGGCGATGTTCCTCGTGGTGTCTCATGCGCCCGGCAGGCTCCTGCCCACCATCCGGTCGCGATGCCTGACGCTGCGCCTGACACAGCTTCCTCCAGACGACGTCGTGGCAGGACTGCGTCGGCTACCTGTCGGCGCCGGTCTCGACCCTGGGAAGCTCGAAAAGGTCGCCCAGCGGTCCGAAGGCAGTCTGCGCCGCGCGATCATGATGCTGAACTATGGAGGGCTGGATCTGATCGACGCCCTCGAAAAGCTTCTGCAAGCGGGCAAAGATGCATCACGTCGCGAGATGCATGTGCTGGCAGCCACGCTGGCCGCAAAGGAGCGCGAGGAGGCCTACGGTTTCTTTTGCGACTATGCGCTCGTACGCCTCGGCGACATGGCGCACGACTCCGGCGTTCAGGGTATGACCGCTCGTGCCGCGCGGCAGGCAGAGGCGGCAGAGAGAGCGGCGCGCGATTTGCAGACGGCGCAGGCCTACAATCTCGACCGCAAGCAAACGATGCTTTCACTGCTGGGCGTGCTGATCGAGGCCGCTCAGCCATGGCCATGA
- the metG gene encoding methionine--tRNA ligase, which translates to MNKNNRFYITTAISYPNAKPHIGHAYELIATDALARFQRHDGKDVLFLTGTDEHGQKMLQTARKLDMEVQELADRNSSEFKRMGELLNASNDDFIRTSEERHHAACRDIWKRMEAAGHLYKDVYSGWYSVRDEAYYQESETELRADGQRYGPQGTIVEWVEEESYFFKLSAFAEPLLQHYEQNPDFIGPAERRNEVISFVKGGLKDLSMSRTTFDWGIKVPGDERHVMYVWVDALTNYITATGYPDENSERAGFWPADLHIIGKDIIRFHAVYWPAFLMSAGLPLPKRVYAHGFVFNRGEKMSKSVGNVVDPVDLVTHFGLDQVRYFLLREVPFGQDGNYSEEAIATRTNADLANDLGNLAQRSLSMIAKNCEGRVPVCGELSANDREILSAADGLLEPVREDMNTQAIHKALGRVFTVVSDANRYFAGEEPWALRKTDPARMETVLYVTIEVIRQVAILCQPFMPQSAAKLLDLLAVGEDSRDFAQLGDAGRLVSGTALPAPSGVFPRYVAPEGV; encoded by the coding sequence ATGAACAAGAACAATCGCTTCTACATCACGACTGCCATTTCCTATCCGAATGCGAAGCCGCATATCGGCCATGCCTACGAGCTGATCGCAACCGATGCGCTGGCGCGCTTTCAGCGCCATGACGGAAAGGACGTGCTGTTCCTTACCGGTACGGACGAGCATGGCCAGAAGATGCTGCAGACCGCGCGCAAGCTCGACATGGAGGTGCAGGAGCTTGCAGACCGAAACTCGTCCGAATTCAAGAGGATGGGTGAACTTCTCAATGCGTCGAATGATGACTTCATCCGCACGAGCGAAGAGCGTCACCACGCCGCCTGCAGAGACATCTGGAAACGGATGGAGGCGGCTGGCCACCTCTACAAGGACGTGTATTCCGGATGGTACTCGGTGCGCGACGAAGCCTACTACCAGGAAAGCGAAACCGAGTTGCGCGCCGACGGCCAGCGCTACGGACCGCAGGGGACGATCGTCGAGTGGGTCGAGGAGGAGAGCTACTTCTTCAAGCTTTCAGCCTTCGCCGAACCGTTGCTGCAGCACTATGAGCAGAACCCAGACTTCATTGGCCCGGCCGAGCGTCGCAACGAGGTGATCTCCTTCGTGAAGGGCGGGCTCAAGGACCTGTCCATGTCGCGCACGACGTTCGACTGGGGCATCAAGGTCCCCGGCGACGAGCGGCACGTCATGTATGTGTGGGTGGACGCCCTCACAAACTACATCACTGCAACCGGCTATCCCGATGAAAACAGTGAGAGAGCGGGCTTCTGGCCGGCCGACCTCCACATCATCGGCAAGGATATCATCCGCTTCCACGCCGTCTACTGGCCGGCATTCCTGATGTCGGCAGGCCTGCCTTTGCCGAAGCGCGTCTATGCGCACGGCTTCGTCTTCAATCGCGGGGAGAAGATGTCGAAATCGGTAGGCAACGTCGTCGATCCGGTCGATCTCGTCACGCATTTCGGGTTGGATCAGGTCCGATATTTCCTGCTGCGCGAGGTGCCGTTCGGGCAGGACGGCAATTATAGCGAAGAGGCGATCGCGACGCGCACCAATGCCGATCTCGCCAACGATCTCGGCAATCTGGCCCAGCGGTCGCTGTCGATGATCGCCAAGAACTGCGAGGGCAGGGTGCCGGTATGCGGCGAACTCTCGGCCAACGACCGCGAGATCCTTTCGGCTGCCGATGGGCTTCTGGAGCCGGTGCGCGAGGACATGAACACCCAGGCCATCCACAAGGCGCTCGGCCGCGTATTCACGGTCGTTTCAGATGCCAACCGCTATTTTGCAGGTGAAGAACCCTGGGCACTGCGCAAGACCGATCCGGCACGCATGGAAACGGTGCTGTATGTGACGATCGAAGTCATCCGGCAGGTGGCGATCCTCTGCCAGCCGTTCATGCCGCAATCGGCCGCGAAGCTTCTGGATCTCCTGGCGGTGGGCGAAGATTCGCGGGATTTCGCGCAGCTCGGCGATGCCGGACGTCTGGTGAGCGGCACGGCCTTGCCAGCGCCATCGGGTGTCTTCCCGCGTTACGTCGCGCCCGAAGGCGTCTGA
- a CDS encoding TatD family hydrolase, whose amino-acid sequence MLIDSHCHLDFPDFAEERDAIVERARAAGVGRLVTISTRVRRFDGILALAEAYDTVFCSVGTHPHNAAEEQDVTTKELIELSRHPKVVAIGEAGLDYFYDKAPRGLQAQGFRRHIAASRDTGLPLVIHSRDADDDMIAILEEESGKGAFPFILHCFSSGARLAEVGVALGGYVSFSGILTFKKSDALRAIAETVPLDRLLVETDAPYLAPQPYRGKRNEPAYVVETARVLAEVKGISAEALAKQTTDNVLKVFSRMPAIAANSE is encoded by the coding sequence ATGCTCATCGATAGCCATTGCCATCTCGACTTTCCCGATTTCGCCGAGGAGCGCGACGCGATCGTGGAGCGTGCACGGGCGGCCGGCGTCGGTCGGCTCGTCACGATCTCGACGCGTGTGCGGCGCTTCGACGGCATCCTCGCGCTGGCGGAAGCCTATGACACCGTGTTTTGTTCTGTCGGCACCCACCCGCACAATGCGGCCGAAGAACAGGATGTCACGACCAAAGAACTGATCGAACTGTCGCGGCATCCCAAGGTCGTCGCGATCGGCGAAGCCGGCCTCGACTATTTCTACGACAAGGCGCCACGGGGCCTTCAGGCCCAAGGCTTTCGCCGACACATCGCCGCGTCGCGCGACACCGGGCTGCCGCTCGTGATCCATTCCCGCGATGCCGACGACGACATGATCGCGATCCTCGAGGAAGAAAGCGGGAAGGGCGCCTTCCCGTTCATCCTGCATTGCTTCTCGTCCGGCGCGCGCCTGGCGGAAGTCGGCGTGGCGCTTGGCGGCTACGTGTCGTTCTCGGGCATTCTCACCTTCAAGAAGTCGGACGCGCTGCGTGCAATCGCTGAAACCGTGCCGCTCGACCGGTTGCTCGTCGAAACGGACGCACCTTATCTTGCGCCTCAACCTTATCGTGGAAAACGCAATGAGCCGGCCTATGTCGTCGAGACAGCGCGCGTGCTCGCAGAGGTGAAGGGCATCAGCGCCGAAGCCCTGGCCAAACAGACGACGGATAACG